In Rhea pennata isolate bPtePen1 chromosome 13, bPtePen1.pri, whole genome shotgun sequence, the DNA window TGACTTCCCATGTGTTTTGCTAAGATGAAGTTTAACAGCATGCTTGCTCGCAAAAGTCCTGTTACAAAGTTTGCACTGATAAGAAGTTCCCATATCTTCCTCTGGAGACGACGTCACCAGTTTTTCAGACGGTGACTTTGCTTGTGCTATCTGATTGTTAATCTGTTCGCTAGACAGTTTGGACAAGTCTCTTAACCTGAAACCCAGATGCGATTCAAGATGACTGATGTAAGTTGAAGGAGTTCTGATCTGTGAAGCACAGTCATTACAAAAGAACACTGGATGCCCAGTGTCCAAATTTTTAAGGAACTTAGTTCCCCCCGTCCTTCGGAGCTGGTATTTCACATTGGCAAGCCAGTGGCTAATTGTGGTCATCGAAAGTCCCGTAAACCTGGAAATGTGCATTCTTTCTTGAGGGCTCAAGTCTGACATGATGTATTTTCCCTCTGAAGTCTGCCGTAAACTAGCTGCAAACTGGGCCTGCAATATGAGCAAGTGCTGAGGGTTCCAGTTAGACTGACGTCCCTTCCTTTTCTGAGCTGGCGTACTCTCTTCTGGTTCCTCTATTGTGGTACCATCAATGTCAGATTTCTCAGATATGCTGGAAGGTGTGGAAGATTTTGATGTGTGACTTTCTGTCAGGTTCTTCAGCATATCAGATATATCTGACAAGGCATTCTCGCGTAGCGGCGAGTTTGACATGAATGACACGACTGCAGATGTCTTTGCTGTTGTCACTGTAGATgaagaagatgcagaagatGTCGATGTGGATGACAAAAGCGCTGAACCCAAAGAGCAGCTTTTGTCACTCTTGCCTTTCGTCAAATCTATGGGTTGGTCATTGTTGACATGATAAAAATAACGGTCTAAGTGGTCTGGTTTTTTGGACTGTAGAGGTGGGGTGGCCACCGCAGCCTTTTCTGCTAAACTgttgctcattttaaaaagcatgctCATTGGATCCAAAGCAGGTAAAGATGGCTTTGCTGCCTTCCCAAGATGAATATTCATGACAGACTGCAGTGCACTTAACGGATTTACAAATGGCTGTTCAGGAGGGTGATCAGTAATGATGGCTGTGCTGCTACTTAAAGAACTTACAATTGACTTAACAggctcttttccattttccacaGGTTCTACAGTTGGAGTATCCTTGCAACCATCTCTCTGAGGGACTGGGCTGTTCTGCTGGCTTTTAAAGCCACCATCAGTGGAGGCATCCATTCTAAGAGGCTCACTGACTTCACTACTGCATGGTGAGGGTGTTGCACGTTTCATTGGAGAAAGTTTTCCTTCtggctctttcattttttcttccactttagCCACCTTCTCAGTGACTTTCTTTACCAATTCTTCCATGGCATGGAAGTTCGTTTTTGGCACAGGTGAGGTCTGACTGCTTGGTGGAGACACCAGGGGCTGGTTTTTAGTTGGTGATACTATTTCATTGTTCCCAAACATAGGTTTTAACGGTGTACTCTTCCCAGATGAACCTAATGACAGCTTCATCATATTAGGCAGCTGATAGGCAGCGTGAATGCTAGGGTAGCCACCCCAGCTTGGTGTGCCATTCTGGGCTTTGTTTATAGCTGATGTGACCGTGTTTTCTAAAGACTTCAATATATCTAGTCCTCCTTTAGGGCTTTCTTCTAGGTCATTTTCAGTCAAGTAATGATACTTTGAGGAGATATCATACTTTTCCTCATCTTCACTTGACTTatctttgtctttcattttatcATCAGCAAGGCCTCTTTCTTTatctacttctttttttatttcaacatttaGTTTGGGGGAAACACTAGAAGGTGTGTTGGATGGAGATGTAAAAGTGGTGGCAGCTAGTGGCACAGATTGGACCTTTTCATCTACTAAGGATGCTATTGTTGGTGTTGCTGGGGCTTCTATAATTGGCTTCCCTTTTTTCATGGCAGAGTTGGTGACTTTAATAAAATGTCCTGTCACCATCATGTGAGCTGTGAGCTCCTGCAGTGTGTCATGCGAACTTCCGCACTCCATGCACTTCAGAATTTGAGATTTCCTTGCCTCAAAATGCCAGGCATAGCTGGCACCATTCTGGTGACCGTAACGATTATTTGGTGTAATGTAAGGATTAGAGTTCTTTTGAAGCGCATCGTTGGTATCTGAGATTGTTGCTTTTGGTGTCCCACCTGTGGAATCTGGAGAACTTGGAAGTTCAAGTTCCAGTGATGCTTTCTTTCTAGTAGCTGGGATAATTTTTGCTGCTACAGGCGTAACAGGTTCCTTCAGAGGCACTTTTTggtagtgttttgttttgatcatATGAACACTCAAATCCTGAAGAGATTCAAATGAATGACCACAGTACATACACTTTAATACTTTCTGGGcatcttccttcccttccattTCAAGCAAAGAGCGTTTACGAGGTTTAGACCATCTTTTAGGGTTATTGTTATCAGTTTCATGGTTGTCATCTCGATAATGTCCTGTTTCATTCATGTGCACTGTTAATTCTACTAAAGTATCATAGGCAGCACTGCAGTCTTTACAGCGGAATTTACTGGCTCCAGTAAATATAGAGCCATAAAGCTTACTGCTTTGTCTGTACAATTGAACTGTGCTAAAAAGACTTGGTTCAGGGAGAATTCTGTTCTGAGAAACTTGCTGCAGTGTTTTTGCCATAGCAGTCTGGTGCCAGTCAAAGCTACCACTTCCACaactgctactgctgctgctgctactgctgctgctaccattatttttttctgaaattggCTGGTGAAGATTCAAATTGAGATTGGACCAGTAGGAATTGGAGAGGAAGTTGTTATATACAGCTTTCATTTGTTCTAAACTATCAGATACAGTAGAGTCTTCAAGCGGTATTGAAAcctccttgctctcttcctcatttttaataGAGCTGCTCTCAAAGTCTGCCATGCGGTCACTTGTCTCACTGATATGTGACTCACTGTCCATTTCATGGCTAGAAAATTCAGCTGCTGGAGAGTTTTGGTAGCTTTGGCAGTTCTTACTGAAGTCTTTTTCTGGACATGCATATTTTGCTGAAGGCTCCCCATCAACTGTGTTTTCATCAGCTTCCACATCTTCTTCTACCAGGGCTGCTGCTTTTAGTTCGTCTGAAACATAGGCTAttacaaagagaagaaaatgtaagtTAGTTTCTGATTATCatactttttcttcagtgtttcagcCAAAGAACTGCacttatttgtaaaattaaacagttaaaatttaGTGTTTcttcagagcaagaaaaaaatctgctcttcaAACATAATTTGCCACCTTATTCTTCTCAAGGGGCAACAGCttgaaattaaaactaaatttgaaattaatgaaGCACATTCTGGAGGTGGCATTCATTTCTAAAGTAATAAATTACTTGTATCAACCTCAGAGACAGCAGTTCCTGTCTGTCAATTAATATGTCTTATGCTTCTCCTACCCCTAATGCATTTCTTAACAGACAGATTCACAATTTAAATTAAGCAAGCATTTTTTGCTCATTACAACTTTGAGACTCAATCTTTAATAAATATAGAGTTCaacaaacatcaaaaaattccttcaaaataaaaaacctccaattaaaataatcaaaaaaccAAGACTTTTTTAAAGTTATCATTATTATTAGTGGTACTACTTTTTAGAGGAGGTAGTAAAAGCAGGTGACTTAAAAGCAGTTCAAAGATATTCATTATGGGCGTAACAAATGACCCATTCACACTCACACATACCTTTCTCCTCAACAAAGCCCATGCAGAATTATGTCAAGAGTCAGTTCAAGAAAATTGGTATGCTGTACTCATTCTTgctgtataaatatatacaagaCCTTCCAGTGGACCTTACAAATGTCAAAGTGTTTGCTCTTTAGACTACTTTGTCAATATTTACTCAGCATAAGCTACACCGACACCTAACAGGGATCCTGTCTCCCTTCCCCACAAATAATGCACCTGGTGATGTAAATGTAAGACACTCTTCCGGACTAGGATAGTGGGGGACTGGCTGTAATtatattctctttttccatGGTGGTTCTGTGCATCTATTCTACACACAGCTAGTCTTTCCTTTAGGCAAGAAAACTATGAAAACATTAAGAGAGGGATCATTAACTGATCAAAGTGATCTATTTCTACATAATGCATTAATTTACAGCTAAGCAAGAAGGCAAAAACAGATCATGACTGTTCTGTATTAGGTAGAACAAAATCTACTAGCCATCTC includes these proteins:
- the TSHZ3 gene encoding teashirt homolog 3 — its product is MDSESHISETSDRMADFESSSIKNEEESKEVSIPLEDSTVSDSLEQMKAVYNNFLSNSYWSNLNLNLHQPISEKNNGSSSSSSSSSSSCGSGSFDWHQTAMAKTLQQVSQNRILPEPSLFSTVQLYRQSSKLYGSIFTGASKFRCKDCSAAYDTLVELTVHMNETGHYRDDNHETDNNNPKRWSKPRKRSLLEMEGKEDAQKVLKCMYCGHSFESLQDLSVHMIKTKHYQKVPLKEPVTPVAAKIIPATRKKASLELELPSSPDSTGGTPKATISDTNDALQKNSNPYITPNNRYGHQNGASYAWHFEARKSQILKCMECGSSHDTLQELTAHMMVTGHFIKVTNSAMKKGKPIIEAPATPTIASLVDEKVQSVPLAATTFTSPSNTPSSVSPKLNVEIKKEVDKERGLADDKMKDKDKSSEDEEKYDISSKYHYLTENDLEESPKGGLDILKSLENTVTSAINKAQNGTPSWGGYPSIHAAYQLPNMMKLSLGSSGKSTPLKPMFGNNEIVSPTKNQPLVSPPSSQTSPVPKTNFHAMEELVKKVTEKVAKVEEKMKEPEGKLSPMKRATPSPCSSEVSEPLRMDASTDGGFKSQQNSPVPQRDGCKDTPTVEPVENGKEPVKSIVSSLSSSTAIITDHPPEQPFVNPLSALQSVMNIHLGKAAKPSLPALDPMSMLFKMSNSLAEKAAVATPPLQSKKPDHLDRYFYHVNNDQPIDLTKGKSDKSCSLGSALLSSTSTSSASSSSTVTTAKTSAVVSFMSNSPLRENALSDISDMLKNLTESHTSKSSTPSSISEKSDIDGTTIEEPEESTPAQKRKGRQSNWNPQHLLILQAQFAASLRQTSEGKYIMSDLSPQERMHISRFTGLSMTTISHWLANVKYQLRRTGGTKFLKNLDTGHPVFFCNDCASQIRTPSTYISHLESHLGFRLRDLSKLSSEQINNQIAQAKSPSEKLVTSSPEEDMGTSYQCKLCNRTFASKHAVKLHLSKTHGKSPEDHLLYVSELEKQ